AAACAGCAGCAACATAAACTGCAGCAACATAAACAGTGGTAGCAACATAAACAGTAGCAGCAACATAAACAGTGACAGCAACATAAACAGTGACAACAACATAAACAGCAGCAACATAAACAGCAGCAACATAAACTGCAGCAACATAAACAGTGGCAGCAACATAAACAGTGGTAGCAACATAAACAGTGGTAGCAACATAAACAGTGGTAGCAACATAAACAGTGGTAGCAACATAAACAGTAGCAGCAACATAAACATTGACAATAGCCTAATAATTTTGAAATTAACTACAATTATTGTGTTCAAACTTTTCCACCTTTTCCttttttgctggctatgttgtagtcactGAGTACTgctgcatctacatgtattatctGTTCATCTCCTTTTCTACTACCAGAATATTTGACTTGAtagacaaataataaaaaagtccaTACAAGTTTTGTAAATAACCATTTTCATTATTTGGCAGTCAAGCCAGATATTGTTGGGTGGAGAAGGAGATCAAGAGATAATAGATTCAGTAGTACTCagtgactacaacatagccagcaaaaaaaagaaaGTGAAAATATCTTGTACTCGGAGATGATATTGAACAGTTTTGGCATGTAACAAAACGTCAATGAGAATAACTATGCTAAGCTTTTCTGGAAGTTCTACATCTAGACAGACAAGCATATCTTGGCAAACCAGCCAGATATTATGGCGGTAGATAAAGAAAGCAAAAGGGCTACTATAGTAGATATAGCGGTACCCagtgactacaacatagccagcaaagaaaagaaaaaggaaGAAGTATCTCCCAATCGGAGGACAAGATTGAAAACTAGCATAGCTAAAGGTTTTTAATCTGTGATACTTTGGttgtttattgtaaaaaatgttACATTTGACTAGTGCAATCGTTAGCATGCTTACAGTTAGCTTTTTTCAGAGTATACTTTCACACTAAACTTTCACAATATTACTTTTAGTACCTCTCAAATCAGGTTTTCACCAATACATATTACCTATATAGTCTTATCCCATGTTCTGTTTGCatagcaattaaaatacaaTGTGGCCAGTGTTTCAATATGTAGTCATTTTTGTAATACTTGGCTAGTTTTGTGTTTATTCATGTTTAGTAAAAATTGCCACAGATCCATAATCTACAATAAGTGTATATTCACAGTAATACTTGACCATCATGTTTAAGGTTATTACATGTCAAGTACTCTTGTGCTTGTGCCCTCACTGCGAACTTCTGTGCATGTGCCCTCTCTACATACTTCTGTGCAGAGACGGCAATGTGCCCTCTCTGTGTGCTTCTGCGCATGTGCCCTTTCTGTGCACTTTTTTGCATGTGCCCGATCTGTGTAATTTGGTGCATGTGCCCTCTTTGTACACTTTTGTGCATATGTCTTCTCTGTGCACTTCTGCGAATTTGCCCTTTCCATGCACTTTTGTGCATGTGCCCGATCTGTGCGCTTCTGTGAATGCACAGTTTCTGTGCGCCTCTGTGAATCTGCCCTCTCTGTGACTTTTGTGAATGTACCCTCTTTGTGCACTTTTGTGCATGTGCCTTCTCGGTGTACTTTGTGCATGTACCTTCTTTGTTGGGTAAAAAGGTACGAGTTACTATCTATCTGTTTTGCTGCATGCTTCATTTGTCTTTTATTTGCTTCTTACAATTATGATGTCATGTCTGAAGCCTGTCAAGTATGATGCCTGTCAAGGCGAGATGCAAAACGTATCTTAGAAGCCCcagattattttattaaaacatatGAGTGCACAGACCCACTGCTTTACAAAACACAAACCCAAACACATTAGATTTTTTTATCTTACTTCCCAATTAAGTTCTTGTGCACCCGTGAAACATGTATAACATGAAGCAGGAAACATACTTTAGAAGACATTAAAATGCAATAGAAGTTATATTTGACTAATGACAGCAAAgtaaaattgtacaaataccATGCAATGCAATAGTGAACTTGAGACACACTACGCATTACATTAACAATACCATTcaaggtttacttgcaaaaaaatttacattacagttatttggtatcaaaggattcaccatgtcttactctgctgtgttgtaggtgcaaaatatgcggaaatgtgattacaagctcttaaaagctcaaaaacgaacagttaatcacagccatcacaaaaacgctgtagattagaatttctttccaaaatggctcaaatgggacgcggcttaacaagatggcttctgtttacatgttcatgcaacctcattcgtcaaaatattttcacaaatatacttcttgcattcaataaaaccatgtctattgtccttacgcgcctatttcatcatcattgtaatgctgtcactttgagcactgatatcttataacctaccgtaaaaacttgtttaattttttaaccttagctcgaaggagtgcatatcatcttctgatgaacgtgacaagcctgttggtcacctgtgatagtcaaaaaatgctgcagaaattatttgcgccTTTcagcaggaagtatgggtcacatgataaaattacgactagacgattagaccaagccaaaacgaaattgtaaagtagtgagcatctacatttgatacgggcttttcggtaaaacccgaagtgtttgtcataaactagtgctatgagaaatTTTATACTGAGCCTTTAACtagtctttcaattcacgtgataacatcatgtgtcacaacaataaccaaattgtttgagtacgtcagagaaataaatcgattccaacctacggcgttttcgtgatggtggcgattaactgttcgtcttttagctttcaagagctcgtaatcacattttcacatattattcacttacaacacagcagagtaagacatggtgaatcttttgataccaaataactataatgtgaattttgttgcaagtcaacctttaagcaaaacGAGATAATAAATTGAGAGCACTATTACAGGTATCTTCTTAAATTAGTGCATTGCACTGAACTGGTTATTGATCTTCGCACTAAGAGCCAACTAAAAACTAACTGAATGAGCTCATGCACAATGGCAAAATGTTTTAAAGTACTGTGGCAGTGCCTTGTCAGCCCTGACTGCTGCCGGTAAAAAGTTATCTGTGATACAAGTGTAAAAGTCAGACAGTTGTTTTATGGTGCTACCAAAGAATTACCATTAATATTAATTATGACTACGTATGCCTGTATGTACACACTTGTATGAAGGCCTCTGTGGATGTAGGGTATATGTTTGTTGCCTTTGTTGAACCAGTGCTGAAAACTAAATTTAGCTGCTCAGTATGTTACATAAAAAAGTTATCATATCATATATAGAGAGTAATAGCAGTTGGAcaaaaactatattaaaatGATGAGAGTCAATATTACATtacatgtaatatcatatgAACTTTATAAAGCAATACATTGACACTTTAATATATCAATTATTTAATTGatcaataatttaaatatttagtataacaagtttaataatttaataccAATGACTAATCTGGTAAGAGACCGATAAGAAAACTCCAACATATGTATGTGCATAAAGAGAGGAATGAACACATTTTCTAAATTGGTTTTGCTATGACAGAACAAAATACATACTGATGCATTGATTTAACTGCATAAGCAAAATATGGATGAAAAAACTGCGATttatgatgaattttattattattacaataaaattattatttacagaaaaaagaaataaaaggaatagctttcaattttatataataaaacactAGCTTTTTCAGGTTTTTgctttataattataattgaaTAATGCTGTAATACaggtttttgttgaaaaatactAAAGCAAAGGTAAACTATTCAATAACTATATCCCAGATAAATGGATGTGACCATTAGGGATGAATGcgtatatcaaataattttatttatactagTACACATTTGTTTCTTAACAGCTGAAGAGTGTTGACATTAATCTGTGAGGACTGAAGTATTAGCTTATAAGAATTTACCACTTACCTGTTAACTGGTTGAATTCACCAGAAACCCACTGCTGGTTGGTCAAATACTACCATGTTTGCTTCTGATTCGTTTAACAGAGACTGTATCAACCAATAATGATTAGATGTAGCCTAAACAAGCTCTATATAATCTAAAGAGCTTGTAGCATCCATTAAAATAACTCTGTTCTAGAATCATGGCACTTCAACACATTGCTCTCTGCCTTCTGGTCTCAGCTGGCTGCTCTCTAGGTATGTCTATATCTTTATTAGTGTTCTTATCTTATGGGctttttactatatatatatatatatatatatatatatatatatatatatatatatatatatatatatatatatatatatatatatatatatatatatatatatatatatatatatatagaaattttatattatatacaatcctaacattgctaccttaaacaaacgctgcgaactagtttcaacatgtagacatgctggcaaattccttttaagcaattttaagacttaacttttaaacttctgctttgttgaggctttaaatcgtgttgcttgctaattttaatcctacgtatcagtggtgtatttaggtattttaagacctacgcttttatttccatctatatataagtcgttttcagtgctaacaattttatctgatgattattgcatggcaatatgaaactattagtaataaagttgttttaaacttaacttttactttcatttttactcaattttacatcgctctattttaatattgagcactttcatgcaagagactgttcatactgcatctactgtatatatatatatatatatatatgtatgtatatatatatatatatatctataatgcATATATATGATACGTACTGTGCAAAATTATGGCAACCCCCAGCACAGTATGACAAGCATCACGCTCCATTGGTAATTTTTGTGCTTAAAATCAAGATAGCTAAGCAATGTTATACATGATTTTGTTCAGAAATTTGTAAGCAATTCAAAGATGCATTTGATTTCTAGCACATTCtaactgttttttttataactgaaaaatatatttctaatgGTGGAAAACTTGTCGCTAATAGTGAAAGTGCTCAAATTGGTTTAGCAGCAAACATTGCTCAATTGAGGAAAACTTAGAAACTGAACTCTTTGTACAAGAGATGGTGGCTCTGAAAAGGGCcgtttggtttaaaattgaggtCTAGTATTTTGTCGGCCAGCCTTTATTTCTGATGACAGCGCGACACCGTCCTGGCATGCTGTCAACCAGCTTTCGAGTTTGTTCAGGTGTCACTATGTGATGCCAGGCCTCAATAATTATCTCAATCAATTCTCTTTTGCTGGTAGGTTTGCGCTTGCTAATTTCCATGTCCACTTTTTTCCACAAATTTTCTATCGGATTGAGGTCCGGAGGTTGTGCGGGCCAGTTTAGAAACTCAACTTGTTTGGTATCTGCCCATTCCTTCACTTTCTTTGCTATATGACAAGGAGCGTTGTCATCCTGAAAAATCCAGTCACCAGTGAACATCTCTCTGGCACTTGGCAACATGACTCTCGTCAGAACTTGAATGTATTTGTTTGCATTCATCATTCCATCAACGATTTTCAGGCGACCAACTCCAGCTGCGGACATGCACCCCTACACCATAACAGATGTGGGATGCTTCACAGTGGGTAAAATACACCGAGGCTTGAACTTTTTACCTGGTCTTCTCCTCACATAATTATTTCCAGCATGAATCTGTAGAGTGAATGATGATTCATCACTGAATAGTACCATATGCCACTGTTCTTCGGTCCAGGAGCGGTGAATCTTGGCCCATGCCAAACGTTTCTTCTTTTGCTTTTTGACAGCAGGGGCTTTCGTCTTGTCTTACATTTTCTCAAACCATTTTCAATCAGTCTTCTCCTCACTAATGAGAATGACGCTTTTACTCCAGTAGACTCTCTCCATTCTCCTCGTAGGTCAGTGCTGGTTTTCTTTCTGTCAGAACGTGAAAGTCGAACCAAACTGCGGTCGTCTCTGGTAGAGCTTTTGCGCTTTCTCCCTCTGCTTTTACAATCATCTGTCGTGCCTGTTGACTTCCATCTGTTGACAATGCCAGCAACACCTTTCTTGGACCATTGAACCTCCTTAGCAATCTGCTTGTTTGATTTCCATTGCTGGTGAAGGGGAATGATTACAGCTCTCTTCTCATTGGTCAATCTCATGTTGTGGtagaattttaaaattattttgctggTCATTGTGAGCCTAATTTTATAGCCAACTGGTCATCGTTGTGATGGATTTAAGATAGTTTTGAGATAGTTTTGCATTGTTGATAAGTTTCTTACATGTATTCAACATTCTGTACAACATTGAGCAGATTAGAATACTTCAAAGACCCTGTTGGGGTGATTAAGGGAGTAACAAGTTTACAGTGAGTTTAGAGATTAGAAGTGTAGTAAGCTCTTTAACTTTTTGtaaacaatgaaacaaataCTTTCACCAAATTGAAAAGATCATACATTTAGCTtcaaaatgatatatagatGTAAGGAATTAGGCAAGTTTGAGATGAGATATGAGACAAGAGATGCTTTCGTCCAACAATTTACAAAGGGGTTGCCATAATTTTGCACAGCActattgtatatacaatatatatgcagtatatatactgtatatacactattatatattgtatatataatgtattattatacatattatatatatgcaaatgtataaatatatatataaatgtatatattaacaCTGTAATATGAACACAATGAGAGAATTGTGTTCTAATGTGTTTCAAACGATAATATGCATACAGGTATATGCttctatatctatatgtatattcaagcattttttatctatatattttatatatatgtctttatatttttatagctaTAATTGTATGTGCTAAAATTGTGTTCAAGCAAGCTTTTTCTTCAAGCAGTTAATGTCTACTTCTCACATGATGACCTGGATTTCCATAATTTCTTAACAATATTTAAACAATGACATCTATTTGGAGGAGTCTGTAAGCACTTTGAAGGCAGcagaaataataacattaatagtTGTGCTGGTGGTTAGTAGCAGCGATCTAGTTTCAAATCTGAACTTTGAAACTAGCTTTATATTTGTTACTAGTAGACTTTCTATGCATATTTACTTAagattaaacataaaaaattttaagaaaCTATAATGTAAATGCTTAAAATTTTACGCAAATATCTGCAGAATAACTGGTAACAAAATCTGTATCTAAATTTAAAATGATTGTCTAGATGCTATAAGCCTGCTGTGGTATTTAGGCTATTTTTTCTCTCTCTAACTTACCTTTGTATTACTTCTGTATTACCTTTGTATTACCACTGTATTACCTCTGTATTACCTCTGTATTACCTCTCTATAGATATTATCTctgcataaaatttatttatatttacaatGGAAAGACAATTTCAAATATTGCCAGTTTGAGCTGTTAACTTCCTGTAGCTATCTCTTTTTTCTTTAGGTGTATATTGGTTGGAAGGTCCTGAAAGTGACACGAGGGACAATTCACCATCCCATGTCTTCTGCCCAAGTAAGAGATGAGGCatacattttacatttatttataattatcgTATAATTTTCTTTAATGATGATTGTGATATACAGACCAACCTTGGTTAGGGACATCACAAATGGTGAGCAAATCAAAGTTTGAATAGAgagtttgaaaatcttttgcTTCAGAAGAAAAGCAAAGATTTTAAACTTGTTGAGCCTTGAGATAAACCAAGTAAAGTTGACAAGATGGCGCGGCTATCAACTGATACACTCTTTATTGCTATCTTTAGTATCCACTAGTTGTATGCAGGCATGTCTGTTGTGGCTTAAAATGTTGACCCCATTTTGTGTTTTGTATAATAATGTTATCTTTTGCTAGGTTACAAgttatatttaaactttttttattttacaaaaatcaatACCAGTGAGGCTGGATACGAGATGCTAGACATACAGCAATACATTCCTCAGCTTACGATTCTCTATTAACAGAGTATTTGAAAGAGTTTCAATGTACTTTATATATTACCAGATTTTCTATTATGCAGAATATAGTGTAAAATAGTACGCAAAtgctcaaaaatatttttctaattttaCAACTGAGTAAAACGTAGTTTAAACTTGTTACAGAATTCAAACAGTTGACTTCTTAAGTAGTCTTTTGGAATGGACTGTGGTCTAAAACTGAGGTCAGACCAAAATTAAACATAAACCATTTCAGCTCTAAGGCTCTTCTGTACTAATAACTAACACTATGCAGGGCTAATATAGTTGAAatacttacatattgtcttgtaatgacaactacatgtagttatgcAAGAATTGCACCAATGGTTACCATACACCAAATTACACTGTGTGGGCCACAAATAGACTTTGGTCTGTTTGACGAACACTTTGATTAATCTCTAAGTTAACAAACTGTATTTTAATGGAGTTACTAGTAACACAGATATAGtcatagatatagatatatgatTTTTGGCATGCAATTTATTTTTCTTGACATTTTCTTCCACACTGCCAAAATAGGTGCCTCATTTTGCTgactaacaaaaataattactaTTTATCACTTGtttaacatttgtttttgtaaatatttctgtaaaatgttttgatatatatatgttttaaacaatGATCTAAAGCAGGGTTCATGAACTCTATGAACATCAAGTTGAAATACAGTAATTATTGATGATCTCTTTTACATAGTCTAATATGATTCATAATCGATGTACTATGTAACTAGGCAACAGATAAGCATGAAATCACAATGTCAAACACATTAAGTATATTTACTATCAAGTAAAGTATATACTTCtattagctgtgctacccggcattgccctgggtttaaaaatcagcttataaacaatgagaattaTTGAGAGTTGCCTTCCACTTGCTATTAATCtcgcacattgccaatggataatttgagtaagcttactaatatgAGCTACCCTCTCCGTGACGTTATGCCTATGCATTATGCGCTTCCATATACTGACATATATCACCTAGCGAACCTATCAAGCTCTGTGGCTTAGTTAGCAAAGCGTCGGACCGGTGTACTGGACATTCCGAGACCAAATCTTCTGCTTTGCAGACTCTTAAATCTAAGATTTCAACAGCTATAATAGTTGGACATATACAACAACAAAtacaccaactttgagaaatatatatatatatatatatatatatatatatatatatatatatatatatatatatatatatatatagaagattgTAAAAGCATGTTATCAGACAAAACGTTGTTAATGAATTTTGGCAACAGATGAGCAGGACATCACATTGTTAAAACCACTAAATATTCTTACTAACTTATTTCATCTATTGTAAAAGCATCGTACCAGTTCGAATGGTCAAAAGTAGATAACaataatgtttattatattttgctcATGATAGTATGCCAAGACTCATTGTCGGGTTAGTGCAAAtaatataatcaataataaatataagataTATGCAAATAAAAGAACATAACCATAAAATACATTATTCTATATAAAGACGTGAAgcataagtaaaataattatttgtcaATCAACATAAAATGGAATCTAGACCCTAAAAGTCTGCCATTAGCTTTTGGCGGTCACCGCAAGTGTTGAAAATGTTGAATATCTGTAAAGAACTGCAGATAACACTGATAAAGTTCATTGTGAAAGTCAGCACTATTGCTGCCCAAGATTGTCGATAGGGTTTTGAACTTGATTTAAAAACAGGCTTTACATAAGAAATATGCACTCAACTGTGTAAAATACTACATACAGTTAAGAGCAGTTCTCTTTATATATGTTTCGAGTATAAAGGCTGTTTATCTGGTATAAATTGGTTTACATATGAATAGAATATGTTCTcaagttatatacatatgtatagaatatgctctcatgttatatacatatgcatagaATATGTTCTCatggtatatacatatgtatagaatatgctctcatgttatatacatatgtatagaatatgctctcatgttatatacatatatatatatatatatatatatataatatgctctcatgttatatacatatgtataggatatgctctcatgttatatacatatgtataaaatatgctctcatgttatatacacatgtatataatatgctctcatgttatatacatatatatagaatatgctttcatgttatatacatatgtatagaataTGCTCTCatggtatatacatatgtatagaatatgctttcatgttatatacatatgtatagaatatgctctcatgttatatacatatgtatagaatatgctctcctgttatatacatatgtatagaatatgctctcatgttatatacatatgtataaaatGTGCTCACTCTAGTATATGGTTGTAtacacaatatacatgtatgcataatTATGTATAGAATGACTATGTATGACATTTCAAACACTGCGCTGTTTTATTCATAGATGGATACTATGCAGCTGAGTGTCATTGTGATGATGCAAGTATTTGTGATGGAACTCgtctgtatacttataacacaAGAAAATGCACAGCCTTCAAACGATATGGTGTCAGAGGGAAAGTTAAAGTGAGTAAATCCTTTAGCGAATTCATTCTGTACTTCCTGTAGCTAATCTATTTCCTTAtgagttaatatttttataaggacATTAAACCATGATATAACAACCTTTTAAGTATTCATTTAGTTTTTGAACaagaaagaaaattttttaagaGCTATTCTGTGATCCTCTCaaacaaataaagtttttttaaaataaattatatacatgtacttctagtagttttatttattataaagctaagaatttaaaacctttttctaaATAATATAGAAGCATATAACATACAGTAGACATTCCTACCATGTATATAATCCATTCCgagaacatttacgttatagggattttacgttgtACGAACAGTAATATCCacataaattgcctaatccgttccaagattttTTCAAACTCACCACTTCAGTCtttcaaatagaaaaaaactagatttaacttttaaatttaatttaatgtgCCGTAACTGGAATACTGTTGGTTTGTAGTGACAACTTTTTCCtatttcttattatttttactCGGTTCACGATCCATagttgcggtaattttacaatgagtTAAGGAGAacgcacaccttcaatgtcaatttactgTCTAATGTCTACTGTACTTTAATTAGAGGCTTATTAGACTGCACCAGCTGTGATGTGTTAAGGTTAATCAAATAATACAGCTGTTTCACAAGTGAATTCATAGACATCTTAAACTTTAGAAGAGATTTCGCATGTTTATGCAAAATATTATATACTCCTACCTTTTCAGTTCTTTCTTATGAGCTGCCTTCTCATCGGTTTAGCAGTTTCAATATATTCCATGGTTTTAACCCATTTCACTCTTTATAtgtgttttcttttatttttattagtgCATTGTAACTTTTTGATTGAATATAAACTGTAACAGGTTGGCAAGTTTTATAGAATAATTTACTTTATGGTTCTTTTCTTTTGCCCATCttatatttgtgaataatgaTTTTATCAGCACTAACCCAACAGTGAATTTAGACCTActatcaaaagaaaaatacaataAACATTGTTGTTGTGTACTTTTGATCATTTTGTTGATAACATGTTTCACAGTAAAATATATGCTCTACTTGGTAGTATGAATAGTTAATGTATTTAAGATTGTGATTTTATGTTTATCTGTTGCCTAGTTACAAAGTACGTCAATTATTAATCGTACTAGACAATGTAAAGAAGATCATCATTAACTTACCGCATTTTAGCTTGATGTTCATAGAGTTCATGACCCCTGCTTTGGATTGTTGTTTCAATCatatatatcaaaatattttaaagaaatatttacAGAAACAAATGATGAACAATCCAAAAATAGTAGTAGTTTATGCTAGTCAGCAAGTCGAGGCACCTATTTTTTGGCAGCCTGTACAAAAATGTCAAGGAAATTAAGTTGCATGCCAGAGGTCATAACCTTTCACAAAAGCAATTGTGACTACAATTAACTGAGCTGCTAATACCTCTACTGAAATATAGTTTATTAGTTGAGAACTTAATCTAAATTCAACTAAACCTCAATCAAATTAAGCTAGTGCCTAAAACCTATCCTTTACTTCCAGTTCAGTCACATTTTTTTCAGattataattataatgtatGCCTAATCATACAACAAGTGTTCATTACGTCTATGATTGAATGGTTTCAGGCAATGGTGCAGTGTAAGTCAGCCACAGGATATGACATCAGAGTGGTGTACAACTTTACATCAGCAAGCAATGCTATTAGGTGTCCTACTGGGTaagtattttataaatattcatGTTACTTGATAAACTAAAATAAGTTTAAAATAATCactttttataaacatatttgttgAGGTTTATATTTAGAGGGTATCATATTTCTAAAGACAAAGCTGTATTAAACTTCCTGGACTGCATGTGCTGTGCTGTAGTTTAGTTAGTTGTCTTCCCATTTTATTCATAATATCGACTAGAATAACTGCTTTAGTCTTTGCAGCCGCCCCAATGTGCAGCTCATGGTGCAGCCTAACATTTGTTATTGATGCCAGTGTAGGGTCTATTGATAATACTGTAATTCTATAGCTGAGGTCCTTCATAAACTACACTGGTCAACGGATCACCATTGCACTCTGTATACCAGATGGCATCACTTTAACTATCTGCAACTGCCTCcactcaaacaaaacaaaatttatacCTCGAGAGAAACCAAACTTTTTATATCATAAGTATATGTTTTCTCTCAAGGATCGTCTGAGCTCTACTATTAGTCCTTGATTCTTTCAAGGAAAAATCTGAGCTCTAGTATTAGTCTTTGACTCTCTCAAGGAATAGTCTCTGAGCTGTACTATTAGTCATTGATGCTCTCAGAATTAGCTTGAGCTCTGCTATAAATTCTTGATTGTCTTAAGGAGTAGTTTGAGCTCTACTATTAGTCCTTGTCCTCTAAAAGAATTATGAGCTCTAGCTGTGCTAGGGATGgcatttgttgtttgaaaaggtaATATCGACtattgttggagttgtcccaccgataGCGATAGTATCGAAATATCAATGAGCAAacagagttcaccgatagttatcgagtgacttggcagctggtaaaactattgAATTATCGTGCC
The genomic region above belongs to Watersipora subatra chromosome 1, tzWatSuba1.1, whole genome shotgun sequence and contains:
- the LOC137385330 gene encoding uncharacterized protein, which translates into the protein MALQHIALCLLVSAGCSLGVYWLEGPESDTRDNSPSHVFCPNGYYAAECHCDDASICDGTRLYTYNTRKCTAFKRYGVRGKVKAMVQCKSATGYDIRVVYNFTSASNAIRCPTGFAMESCTKDDPWITTRDTALFYTLTEEGIACGWKKTSGSSNNNIYMSAVCLKESLCTEIIN